The following coding sequences lie in one Methylotuvimicrobium alcaliphilum 20Z genomic window:
- a CDS encoding ISAs1 family transposase, with translation MKQFSNVTDPRIERKKLHQLMDIIVLTVCASLSGAEGWEAIEEFGHNKLDWLRQFVPLKNGIPSHDCLAYVISRLSPKEFQRCFIDWVNAIREVIPDEVIAIDGKTARRSHDRKRGQNPLHMVSAWGCANGLVLGQEATEEKSNEITAIPKLLALLELKGCIVTIDAMGCQRTIAEQIVDQGGDYCLGLKGNQGELHEAVEDFFNTAKQANFNHVEYAYHEEIDNDHGRLETRRYWITEELCTLPKTELWKELRSIGFVERECHTGDKVTIEQRCFINSIKADAQLFARAVRHHWGIENQLHWRLDVVFREDDNRIRKGNAAAIMTTIRHICVNLFQQEESKLSMKKKRLKAAWNDRYRAKLVILMRWPGLAKKNYLFLAMFALI, from the coding sequence ATTAAGCAATTTTCCAACGTGACTGATCCCCGAATTGAACGTAAGAAACTTCATCAGTTGATGGATATCATTGTACTCACTGTTTGCGCCTCGTTAAGCGGTGCTGAGGGTTGGGAAGCCATTGAAGAGTTTGGCCATAATAAATTAGATTGGTTAAGGCAGTTTGTACCGTTAAAGAATGGCATTCCATCGCATGATTGCTTGGCGTATGTCATTTCTCGATTGTCACCGAAAGAATTTCAACGTTGCTTTATAGATTGGGTGAACGCCATTCGCGAAGTGATACCCGATGAAGTGATTGCGATAGATGGCAAAACCGCACGCCGTTCGCATGACCGCAAACGCGGCCAAAATCCGTTGCACATGGTCAGTGCCTGGGGTTGTGCGAATGGATTAGTGCTCGGCCAAGAAGCGACCGAAGAAAAGTCGAATGAAATTACCGCAATCCCGAAGCTATTAGCTTTGCTAGAACTCAAAGGTTGTATTGTGACCATTGATGCCATGGGCTGCCAGCGCACGATTGCTGAGCAAATCGTCGATCAAGGCGGTGATTACTGTTTGGGCCTGAAAGGCAATCAAGGCGAATTGCATGAAGCCGTCGAGGATTTTTTCAACACGGCCAAGCAAGCGAATTTTAACCACGTCGAATACGCTTATCACGAAGAAATCGACAACGACCATGGGCGTTTAGAAACCCGCCGTTATTGGATTACCGAGGAGCTTTGTACGCTCCCGAAAACGGAGCTCTGGAAAGAATTACGCAGCATTGGCTTCGTGGAGCGCGAATGCCACACCGGCGATAAAGTAACAATCGAGCAGCGTTGTTTCATTAACAGCATTAAAGCCGATGCGCAGCTATTTGCGCGGGCTGTGCGCCATCACTGGGGTATTGAAAACCAATTGCACTGGCGCTTAGACGTGGTCTTTCGAGAAGATGACAACCGAATTCGAAAAGGTAATGCCGCTGCGATTATGACCACCATCCGGCATATCTGTGTCAATCTGTTCCAGCAAGAGGAATCTAAACTCAGCATGAAAAAGAAAAGACTCAAAGCCGCCTGGAATGATCGCTACCGCGCTAAATTGGTAATTTTAATGCGTTGGCCCGGGCTCGCCAAGAAAAATTACCTTTTTTTGGCCATGTTCGCGTTAATCTGA
- a CDS encoding IS1182 family transposase, protein MSSRRYHRALNRQQDMLLPLCIDDYVSQNNPVRAIDAYVDTLDLYVLGFKNTEPVIGAGQPAYDPAALLKLYLYGYLQGIRSSRKLERETTRNLEVMWLIAGLQPTYKTIADFRQGNSDALKAANRDFLLLCKELTLFGGEQVAVDGSFFNANASKAGIYTEDKLNKQLEKLSRKIADYQQALAEQDSADDRASLGSLVEDKQLPAKLEQLQTKQAEKKALLQQLKTSGDKQVSTVDPDARLLTKRGQTVSGYNVQIAVDDRHKLIVVDEATQAGNDVHQLAPMMAKAQETLQSESLTGLADSGYFEGNQLKSCEDQNTPVYVAIPDKSKAIAAKGRLTREQFSYDPEQNAYCCPQGKLLTVSGKAHQKNGKWMTGYKSKPADCSQCPLREHCLTEKATIKQIQRWEHEDVIERHRQRMEQQPGIMKKRAALVEHPFGTLKHRAGMNHFLMRGLEKCRGEFSLMVLAYNFTRLLTILGADALRDYCVRRPGNTLKNMEYA, encoded by the coding sequence ATGTCATCCCGCCGCTATCATCGCGCATTAAACCGCCAGCAAGACATGCTGTTGCCGCTTTGTATTGATGACTATGTTAGTCAGAATAATCCAGTGCGAGCCATTGATGCCTATGTCGATACGTTGGACTTGTATGTCTTAGGTTTCAAAAACACCGAGCCGGTCATTGGTGCCGGGCAGCCGGCTTATGATCCGGCGGCGTTATTGAAGCTGTATTTGTATGGCTATTTGCAAGGTATTCGCAGTAGCCGTAAATTGGAACGAGAGACCACCCGCAATCTGGAAGTGATGTGGCTGATCGCAGGCTTACAGCCTACCTACAAAACCATCGCCGACTTTCGCCAAGGCAATAGCGATGCCTTAAAGGCGGCGAACCGCGATTTCCTATTGCTGTGCAAAGAACTCACGCTGTTCGGTGGCGAACAAGTCGCCGTCGATGGCAGCTTTTTCAATGCCAACGCCAGTAAAGCGGGGATTTACACCGAAGATAAACTCAACAAACAGCTTGAAAAGTTAAGCCGGAAAATCGCCGACTACCAACAAGCCCTCGCCGAGCAGGATTCCGCCGATGACCGAGCCAGCCTAGGCAGCCTGGTTGAGGATAAACAGCTGCCAGCAAAGCTTGAGCAATTGCAAACTAAACAAGCCGAGAAAAAAGCCTTGCTGCAACAGCTCAAAACCAGCGGCGACAAACAAGTCTCCACCGTCGACCCCGATGCCCGCTTGCTGACCAAACGCGGACAAACCGTTTCCGGCTACAATGTCCAAATTGCCGTGGACGACCGGCACAAACTGATCGTGGTCGACGAGGCCACACAAGCCGGTAATGACGTTCATCAGCTGGCGCCGATGATGGCAAAGGCGCAAGAGACCTTGCAGTCCGAAAGCCTGACCGGGCTTGCCGACAGTGGTTATTTCGAAGGCAACCAACTGAAATCTTGCGAAGACCAAAACACTCCCGTATATGTGGCCATACCCGATAAGTCGAAAGCCATCGCCGCGAAGGGACGCTTGACGCGCGAGCAGTTCAGCTACGACCCGGAACAAAATGCCTATTGTTGCCCACAAGGCAAGCTATTGACTGTCAGCGGCAAAGCCCATCAAAAAAACGGCAAATGGATGACCGGCTACAAAAGCAAGCCCGCCGACTGCAGCCAGTGTCCCCTACGCGAACACTGTTTAACCGAAAAAGCCACGATCAAACAAATTCAGCGCTGGGAGCATGAAGACGTCATCGAACGCCACCGCCAGCGGATGGAACAACAACCGGGCATCATGAAGAAACGCGCGGCCTTGGTTGAGCACCCCTTTGGTACGCTCAAGCATCGCGCGGGCATGAACCACTTCTTGATGCGAGGCTTGGAAAAGTGTCGAGGCGAATTTAGCCTGATGGTTTTAGCCTACAACTTCACGCGCCTACTCACGATTCTCGGTGCTGACGCGCTGAGGGATTATTGCGTCCGGAGACCAGGAAATACGCTAAAAAACATGGAATATGCATAA
- a CDS encoding DUF1538 domain-containing protein — translation MFLRNNRFVRQIFSSFLDLAPILVVILVFQIAVIQQPIPDVIDLIVGSVFVILGLTFFMLGLEQSLFPIGESMAYAFAKKGSLFWLLIFSFCLGFGTTVAEPALIAVASEAANIAGKGNIIENSAEAKDSYALALRLTVAVSVGFAILLGVLRIIRGWPLHYLIISGYCIVIIMTPFAPAQIIGVAYDSGGVATSTITVPLVTALGVGLASSIKGRNPMTDGFGLISFASLSPIIFVLAFGIVS, via the coding sequence ATGTTTTTGCGCAATAATCGTTTTGTCAGACAGATCTTCAGCAGTTTTTTAGATTTAGCCCCTATTTTGGTCGTCATATTGGTTTTTCAAATCGCGGTCATACAGCAACCTATTCCCGATGTAATCGACTTGATCGTCGGCTCCGTGTTCGTCATCCTGGGTTTGACTTTTTTTATGCTCGGCCTTGAACAAAGCCTGTTTCCGATCGGCGAATCGATGGCTTATGCCTTTGCCAAAAAAGGCAGCTTGTTTTGGTTGCTAATCTTTTCATTCTGCCTTGGCTTCGGCACGACCGTGGCCGAACCGGCATTGATTGCCGTAGCAAGCGAAGCGGCCAATATCGCAGGAAAAGGCAATATCATCGAAAATTCCGCCGAGGCCAAAGACAGTTACGCACTCGCACTTCGTTTAACCGTGGCAGTTTCGGTCGGTTTCGCGATTCTACTCGGCGTATTGAGAATCATCCGCGGCTGGCCGCTGCATTATTTGATCATCAGCGGGTATTGCATCGTTATTATCATGACGCCCTTTGCACCCGCGCAAATCATAGGCGTCGCTTACGATTCGGGAGGCGTCGCAACATCGACGATTACGGTTCCTTTAGTGACCGCCTTAGGTGTCGGTCTGGCTAGCTCAATCAAAGGCCGCAATCCGATGACCGACGGTTTCGGTTTGATCTCGTTTGCGTCGTTAAGTCCGATCATATTCGTTCTGGCTTTTGGAATTGTGTCATGA
- a CDS encoding DUF1538 domain-containing protein, with translation MIDWLIHFSEDLLKTCRDVAPITAIIIGFQVLVIRKPILHPMKTLLGFVNVLIGITFFMDGLKMALFPLGELMATQLTAPEFLGIPPNTTVADWRNYFWVYLFAGSIGFATTLAEPSLLAVAVKAEEISGGAIRAWGLRIAVSLGVSFGIALGAFRIVNGTELYFFIIGAYVIVIIQTILTPKLIVGLAYDSGGVTTSTVTVPLVTALGIGLATTVPGRNPLLDGFGLIAFASLFAVIAVLTYAQLAEWRNKKQNSSNQSPSK, from the coding sequence ATGATTGATTGGCTCATTCATTTTAGTGAAGATTTACTCAAAACTTGCCGTGATGTGGCCCCGATTACCGCTATCATTATCGGCTTTCAAGTTTTAGTGATTCGTAAACCCATCCTGCATCCGATGAAGACCTTGCTCGGTTTCGTGAATGTATTAATCGGCATTACTTTCTTCATGGACGGTTTAAAAATGGCTTTATTTCCGTTGGGCGAATTAATGGCCACGCAATTAACAGCACCGGAATTTCTCGGCATACCACCCAATACGACAGTAGCTGATTGGCGGAATTATTTTTGGGTTTATTTATTTGCCGGAAGTATCGGGTTTGCAACAACATTAGCTGAACCTTCACTATTGGCAGTCGCGGTTAAAGCCGAGGAAATTTCCGGCGGCGCGATACGCGCCTGGGGCTTACGCATTGCCGTTTCATTGGGTGTGTCCTTCGGTATTGCCTTGGGAGCCTTTCGAATTGTCAATGGAACGGAACTCTATTTTTTTATAATTGGGGCCTATGTGATTGTTATTATTCAAACAATTTTAACTCCTAAGTTAATAGTAGGATTAGCTTACGATTCCGGCGGCGTCACGACATCTACCGTAACCGTACCGCTAGTCACGGCGCTTGGCATTGGCTTGGCAACAACGGTTCCGGGCCGTAACCCGTTGCTTGACGGTTTCGGCTTAATTGCATTCGCCAGTCTGTTCGCGGTCATAGCCGTATTAACTTATGCACAGCTCGCCGAATGGCGGAATAAAAAACAAAATTCATCCAATCAAAGCCCATCCAAATAA
- a CDS encoding P-II family nitrogen regulator → MRFKLIIAFVEDSKTDLVLDTARKSGAKGATVINHARGEGMKQSKTFFGLTLETQRDVLMFLVEEHLSRYILEKIAKAAEFDATSGTGIAFKIDVEDAIGVMHQVEQLTQELEDEI, encoded by the coding sequence ATGCGTTTCAAATTAATCATCGCCTTTGTTGAAGACTCGAAAACCGATCTCGTGCTCGATACCGCACGTAAAAGCGGCGCTAAGGGCGCAACCGTGATCAACCATGCCCGCGGTGAAGGCATGAAGCAATCCAAAACTTTTTTCGGCCTGACCCTGGAAACTCAACGGGATGTTTTGATGTTTCTGGTCGAGGAACATTTGAGCCGCTATATTCTCGAAAAAATCGCCAAGGCTGCAGAATTCGACGCCACATCAGGCACCGGCATCGCTTTTAAAATCGATGTCGAAGATGCGATAGGGGTGATGCATCAAGTCGAACAATTAACCCAAGAACTGGAAGATGAAATATGA
- a CDS encoding CBS domain-containing protein, which translates to MIDKTKIIHVRDVMKTDFSMIEGSASVSDALKLMKSQKTSVLVVNKRHEFDEYGLVTSGDIARYVLAKDKAPDRVNVYEIMACPVIQVSPDMDIRLCSRLFANYNLVRAPVIENGKVIGMVSPNALVLDGMYRNL; encoded by the coding sequence ATGATCGATAAAACTAAAATTATTCATGTTAGAGACGTCATGAAAACCGACTTTTCGATGATCGAAGGCTCGGCCTCGGTCAGCGATGCTTTGAAACTGATGAAGTCGCAGAAAACCTCGGTATTGGTTGTCAATAAACGCCATGAATTCGACGAATACGGCTTGGTCACCTCCGGCGATATCGCACGCTATGTATTGGCTAAGGATAAAGCGCCGGACCGCGTTAATGTCTACGAGATCATGGCATGCCCGGTGATCCAGGTCTCGCCCGATATGGATATTCGTCTTTGCTCAAGATTGTTTGCAAACTACAACTTAGTTCGCGCGCCGGTTATCGAAAACGGCAAGGTTATCGGCATGGTCAGTCCGAATGCACTGGTGCTGGACGGCATGTACCGAAACCTTTAA
- a CDS encoding cold-shock protein: MATGTVKWFNNTKGFGFIEPSEGTEDVFVHHSVIQGEGFKTLSPGQSVQFEIESGPKGLTAANVIPG; the protein is encoded by the coding sequence ATGGCAACAGGCACTGTAAAGTGGTTTAACAACACGAAAGGCTTCGGCTTTATTGAGCCGTCGGAAGGCACGGAAGACGTCTTCGTTCACCATTCAGTCATCCAGGGAGAAGGTTTTAAAACATTGAGCCCCGGACAATCGGTACAATTCGAAATCGAATCAGGCCCTAAAGGCCTGACAGCCGCGAACGTTATTCCAGGCTAA